A single genomic interval of Daucus carota subsp. sativus chromosome 1, DH1 v3.0, whole genome shotgun sequence harbors:
- the LOC108224124 gene encoding uncharacterized protein LOC108224124, translating to MADIYLNTRLVNLCYIFLILCTHSVFSQIQVTKKLMQGEVMKDDGQIIISDNQVFGFGFFSPGNPSFRYVGVWYNKIPDKTVIWVANRDKPVSGKSGFLSFGDDGNLKLSDGTNEIWSTNSSSVSSNSSIALMDTGNLALCRSEDVDTNRKALWQSFSWPSDTFLPEMRVYTKSSTQNLPVFVSWKSPSDPSPGNYSMAFDPRGAPQIVVKEGLRRRLWRSGHWNGQIFIGVPNNRARFDSGFGTTNDYNTGDIFFTYTAASRSVLVRFGILWNGTTEQLIWDEGKKVWNVALRQPSDECGEYNRCGNNGFCSMKDPKRCSCIIGFRPKSEDEWRRGVWSGGCIRKEDLKCDESGTSDGFLELQSVKLPDFADTQAGDSGDCEDKCTKNCSCSAYGYVEGIGCMVYSGDLIDIEHLEAGDNSVYVRVSNSELGRKKSVSTAAIIGIAVGGIIILGILFLAFWRFRGKLKGVLKKEQRNSLLTIGGRSQDLSAGFSAVDELSTDGKQDTGPQLPLFSFTFVELATEYFANKNKLGEGGFGPVYKGILPGGQEVAVKRLSKWSGQGLEEFKTEMILIAKLQHRNLVRLLGCCIEGEEKLLIYEYMPNKSLDSLLFDAIQRSQLDWNKRYAIIEGVARGLLYLHRDSRLRIIHRDLKASNILLDEEMQPKISDFGMARIFGGNQNEANTMRVVGTYGYMSPEYAMEGLFSVKSDVYSFGVLLLEIVSGHRNNSFRTPDFTNLLRYAWNLWKEGRTEEMIDPIIADSCPHTKVLQIIHVALLCVQMSAAHRPTMSQVLNMIESENATLPIPKNPDMSPTNSADMDSIMQDHDTNISSTEVTVTEVIGRCELGVFCVFQMDSKQTCKFVLLCTIVCVLFCTCTSIDTIATTQFISDAKNDTLLSSNGVFRLGFFSPPMSKNRYVGIWFSEVHVQNVVWVANRDSPLKSNDGVFKILGNGNIGIFSESQAKQPVWSSNVTEVSAASSIHAKLLDSGNLVLISGSGRVIWQSFDHPTDTILAGMKLGVDKRTGLNRVITSWKSPNDPGTGDVSFVLDASTELPQLYGEMDSYRVWRGGPWNGQIMIGVPMASRIKPVEFSIEAAIFNYTFVNNKDEVYITFGSAPASRVFRRLKVETAGYAEQQLWNAESKEWTIIWTAPQDRCDKYKRCGAYSLCNNTNSIQCMCLPGYEAEQYQEWDMNCVEKRKELHSSCGKGKGEGFMKITGLKLPDASNANFMKNMSLQECELECFKNCNCTAYASADVNVGGRGCFAWYGELIDVRTYVADGQDLYIRVDAQVLEENRKKGHGMHKKMMLLIIFVALGLGVLLFIYWWRKRDKKKAKERKRRYLEMMLEDSVIDPSNEVSHANSLADNSNIELTFFQLDTILKATDNFSPAKKLGQGGFGPVYKGELLNGQDIAVKRLSRSSEQGISEFKNEALLIAKLQHRNLVRLLGCCIDNEEKILIYEFMPNLSLDCFLFDETRKSLLDWNKRHDIIVGIARGILYLHQDSRFKIIHRDLKTSNILLDKDLNPKISDFGTARLFGGNQSQANTGTVVGTFGYMSPEYILHGLFSDKSDVFSFGVLLLEIISGKKNSGVVLDVYPPSNLISYVWERWTAGKAIDILDISIADSCPVHEVLRCIQVGLLCVQDNSPDRPTMSTVVFMLSNDAALPLPKQPVFAMYRSHHNPDSIIYDTNSSSLNDLTITNPVGR from the exons ATGGCTGATATTTACTTAAACACAAGACTTGTTAATCTATGCTACATCTTCTTGATCTTGTGTACTCATTCTGTCTTTTCACAAATTCAAGTTACCAAGAAGCTTATGCAAGGTGAGGTGATGAAAGATGATGGTCAGATCATAATATCAGATAATCAAGTTTTTGGCTTTGGATTCTTTAGTCCAGGCAATCCGAGTTTTCGATATGTTGGTGTATGGTACAATAAAATTCCAGATAAAACAGTTATATGGGTTGCCAATAGAGACAAGCCTGTTTCTGGAAAATCTGGTTTTTTAAGCTTTGGGGATGATGGAAATCTGAAACTCTCAGATGGGACTAATGAGATTTGGTCCACTAATTCTTCATCAGTTTCGAGCAATTCTTCTATAGCCCTTATGGATACTGGAAATCTTGCTCTTTGTAGAAGTGAAGATGTTGATACTAATCGAAAAGCCTTGTGGCAAAGCTTTAGCTGGCCTTCAGATACATTTTTACCTGAAATGAGAGTGTACACGAAATCAAGTACTCAAAATCTTCCTGTCTTTGTTTCTTGGAAAAGTCCGAGTGATCCTTCACCAGGGAACTATTCTATGGCATTTGATCCACGAGGGGCGCCACAGATAGTTGTGAAGGAAGGATTGAGACGACGTCTGTGGAGAAGCGGGCACTGGAATGGCCAGATTTTTATTGGAGTTCCTAATAATAGGGCACGGTTTGATTCTGGTTTCGGGACAACTAATGATTACAATACTGGAGATATTTTCTTCACGTATACAGCTGCAAGCCGATCAGTGCTAGTGAGATTTGGTATTTTGTGGAATGGTACTACTGAACAATTGATTTGGGATGAGGGTAAAAAAGTTTGGAATGTGGCACTTAGACAGCCAAGTGATGAATGTGGAGAGTATAACAGATGTGGGAATAATGGATTTTGTAGCATGAAGGATCCGAAAAGATGTAGTTGTATCATAGGGTTTCGTCCAAAGTCTGAAGATGAGTGGCGCAGAGGAGTCTGGTCTGGTGGGTGCATTAGGAAGGAAGATCTGAAGTGTGACGAGAGTGGTACAAGTGATGGTTTTCTGGAACTGCAGAGTGTTAAATTACCTGATTTTGCTGATACTCAGGCTGGTGATTCGGGAGACTGTGAAGATAAATGCACGAAGAATTGTTCTTGTAGTGCCTATGGATATGTAGAAGGTATTGGGTGCATGGTTTATAGTGGTGATCTGATTGACATTGAACATCTTGAAGCCGGTGACAATTCAGTGTATGTTCGTGTATCAAATTCTGAACTTG GACGTAAGAAGAGTGTATCAACTGCAGCAATTATAGGAATAGCAGTAGGGGGAATAATTATTCTTGGGATTTTATTCTTGGCTTTCTGGAGATTCCGAGGAAAATTAAAAG GAGTCCTGAAGAAGGAGCAGAGGAATTCATTGTTAACTATCGGAGGCAGAAGTCAGGACTTATCTGCTGGATTTTCAGCAGTCGATGAGCTATCAACGGATGGGAAGCAAGATACTGGACCTCAGTTGCCATTATTCAGTTTCACTTTTGTGGAATTAGCCACTGAGTATTTCGCAAACAAGAACAAACTTGGTGAAGGCGGATTTGGTCCTGTATACAAG GGAATTTTGCCCGGGGGACAAGAAGTGGCTGTTAAAAGACTATCAAAGTGGTCTGGACAAGGTTTAGAGGAATTTAAAACCGAAATGATACTGATAGCTAAGCTGCAACATCGGAATCTTGTTAGACTGCTCGGCTGTTGCATTGAAGGGGAAGAAAAGTTGCTGATTTATGAATACATGCCTAACAAAAGTTTGGATTCACTTCTTTTTG ATGCAATTCAAAGATCGCAACTGGACTGGAATAAACGATATGCAATCATTGAAGGGGTTGCACGAGGGCTACTTTATCTTCATCGAGATTCAAGGCTTAGAATAATTCATCGAGATTTAAAAGCTAGCAATATCTTGTTGGACGAGGAAATGCAgccaaaaatttcagattttggcATGGCAAGAATATTTGGAGGGAACCAAAATGAAGCAAATACAATGCGAGTTGTTGGTACATA TGGTTACATGTCGCCAGAGTATGCAATGGAAGGCCTATTTTCTGTAAAATCTGACGTATATAGCTTTGGCGTATTACTGCTGGAAATTGTCAGCGGCCACAGAAATAATTCTTTTCGCACACCTGATTTTACCAATCTTCTTCGATAT GCATGGAATTTATGGAAAGAAGGCAGAACGGAGGAGATGATCGATCCTATAATTGCAGATTCATGCCCTCATACGAAAGTACTTCAAATCATTCATGTAGCACTGTTGTGTGTGCAGATGTCTGCAGCACACAGACCAACTATGTCACAAGTTCTTAATATGATAGAGAGTGAGAATGCCACTCTTCCAATTCCTAAAAATCCGGATATGTCACCGACAAATTCTGCAGATATGGACTCCATTATGCAAGATCATGATACTAATATATCCTCCACAGAAGTAACTGTGACAGAAGTGATCGGAAGA TGTGAGTTGGGTGTGTTTTGTGTTTTTCAAATGGATTCCAAACAGACCTGCAAATTTGTGTTACTTTGTACAATAGTATGTGTACTCTTTTGTACCTGCACCTCAATTGATACAATAGCCACAACTCAGTTCATATCTGATGCTAAAAATGATACCCTTTTATCTTCTAATGGTGTCTTCAGACTTGGTTTCTTTAGCCCTCCAATGTCGAAAAACAGATATGTTGGTATATGGTTCAGTGAAGTTCATGTACAAAATGTTGTGTGGGTTGCTAACAGAGACAGTCCTTTGAAATCCAACGATGGCGTTTTTAAGATCTTGGGTAATGGAAACATTGGTATTTTCTCTGAAAGCCAGGCAAAGCAGCCTGTTTGGTCTAGCAATGTAACAGAAGTCTCTGCTGCTAGTAGTATTCATGCAAAGCTACTGGATTCAGGAAACTTGGTCTTGATTTCTGGGTCAGGCCGGGTTATATGGCAAAGCTTTGATCACCCAACTGACACAATCTTGGCGGGGATGAAGCTAGGGGTGGACAAGAGAACAGGTCTTAACCGGGTCATAACTTCTTGGAAGTCCCCAAATGACCCGGGAACTGGGGATGTTTCGTTTGTGTTGGATGCAAGTACTGAGCTGCCTCAGCTGTACGGGGAGATGGACTCTTACAGAGTCTGGCGGGGTGGCCCGTGGAATGGTCAGATTATGATTGGTGTGCCTATGGCTTCAAGAATTAAGCCTGTGGAGTTTTCTATAGAAGCTGCAATTTTTAATTACACCTTTGTAAACAATAAAGATGAG GTCTACATAACGTTTGGAAGTGCTCCAGCCTCTAGAGTTTTCAGAAGGCTTAAGGTTGAAACAGCTGGATATGCAGAGCAGCAGCTGTGGAATGCAGAAAGCAAGGAATGGACTATAATCTGGACTGCTCCACAAGACCGGTGTGATAAGTATAAGCGTTGTGGGGCGTACAGCTTATGTAACAATACCAATTCTATACAGTGTATGTGTTTGCCGGGATATGAAGCAGAACAATATCAAGAATGGGACATGAATTGTGTTGAGAAGAGGAAAGAATTGCACTCGTCGTGTGGAAAAGGAAAAGGGGAGGGATTTATGAAAATCACAGGCCTTAAACTTCCTGATGCTAGTAATGCTAACTTTATGAAGAATATGAGCTTGCAAGAGTGCGAATTAGAGTGTTTTAAGAACTGTAATTGTACTGCATATGCGAGTGCTGATGTGAACGTTGGAGGGCGAGGTTGTTTTGCATGGTATGGGGAGTTGATTGATGTACGAACTTACGTTGCAGATGGACAGGACTTGTATATAAGAGTGGATGCTCAAGTACTCG AGGAGAACAGAAAGAAGGGACATGGAATGCACAAGAAAATGATGCTTCTAATAATCTTTGTAGCACTCGGTCTGGGAGTTCTCTTGTTTATTTACTGGTGGAGAAAACGAGATAAGAAGAAAG CTAAGGAGCGGAAGAGAAGATACCTGGAAATGATGCTCGAAGATTCAGTGATAGATCCAAGCAATGAGGTGTCACATGCCAATAGCCTAGCAGACAACAGTAACATAGAACTGACATTCTTCCAGTTAGATACTATCCTGAAGGCAACAGATAATTTCTCCCCTGCTAAAAAGCTTGGACAAGGAGGTTTTGGCCCAGTTTATAAG GGTGAGCTATTAAATGGACAGGATATAGCGGTGAAGAGGCTATCAAGAAGCTCAGAGCAAGGAATTTCTGAGTTTAAGAATGAGGCGTTGCTGATTGCAAAACTTCAGCACAGAAATCTTGTCAGACTTCTAGGCTGTTGCATTGACAATGAAGAGAAAATTCTCATCTATGAGTTCATGCCAAATCTGAGCTTAGACTGTTTTCTCTTTG ACGAAACCAGGAAGTCACTGCTGGACTGGAATAAGCGCCATGATATAATTGTGGGAATTGCTCGAGGAATCCTGTATCTTCATCAAGATTCCAGGTTTAAAATTATCCACAGAGATTTGAAAACTAGCAACATTCTGTTAGACAAAGACCTGAATCCaaaaatctctgattttggtacGGCAAGATTATTTGGAGGGAATCAAAGTCAAGCAAATACTGGTACAGTTGTCGGGACATT CGGTTACATGTCACCAGAGTATATCTTGCATGGCCTGTTCTCGGATAAATCTGATGTCTTCAGTTTTGGAGTCCTACTACTGGAGATAATCagtggaaaaaaaaatagtggaGTAGTCCTTGATGTTTATCCACCTTCAAACTTAATAAGTTAT GTGTGGGAGCGGTGGACTGCTGGTAAAGCCATAGACATCTTAGACATATCCATAGCAGATTCATGTCCAGTTCATGAGGTCTTACGGTGTATTCAAGTCGGGCTTCTGTGTGTCCAAGACAATTCACCTGATAGGCCAACTATGTCAACTGTTGTATTCATGCTTAGTAATGATGCTGCTCTTCCTTTACCAAAGCAGCCGGTGTTTGCCATGTACAGAAGTCATCATAATCCGGACTCAATCATCTACGACACAAACTCATCCTCCCTAAACGACTTGACAATTACCAATCCTGTTGGTCGCTAA